The following are encoded together in the Lathyrus oleraceus cultivar Zhongwan6 chromosome 3, CAAS_Psat_ZW6_1.0, whole genome shotgun sequence genome:
- the LOC127131935 gene encoding protein STRUBBELIG-RECEPTOR FAMILY 2-like, translating into MIRYVNLVFLVFSATLISYGFAFTNPFDVTALQDLYRSLNNPQGLHGWNGGDPCEEYWTGVACSDSSVIHLKIQGLNLTGYLGSSLYNLQNLKIFDISSNSIMGEIPYELPPNATHINMACNYLSQNIPHSLSNMKKLRHLNLSHNFLYGPIGNVFTGLDNLKEMYVFFT; encoded by the exons ATGATTCGTTACGTGAATCTCGTCTTCCTTGTGTTCTCAGCAACTTTGATTTCTTACGGCTTCGCATTCACCAATCCATTTGACG TTACAGCCCTCCAGGATCTATACAGGAGCTTAAACAACCCTCAAGGGCTACACGGATGGAACGGTGGTGATCCTTGTGAGGAGTATTGGACAGGAGTAGCTTGTTCTGACTCCTCAGTTATACATCT CAAAATTCAAGGATTGAACCTTACCGGATATCTTGGATCCTCGCTGTATAATCTACAAAATTTGAAGATATT TGATATCAGTTCCAACAGCATCATGGGTGAAATACCATACGAATTACCTCCAAATGCCACACATAT AAACATGGCTTGCAACTATTTGAGCCAAAATATCCCTCATTCATTATCAAACATGAAAAAACTAAGACATCT GAATTTAAGCCACAATTTCTTGTATGGACCAATTGGCAATGTGTTCACTGGCTTAGATAATCTCAAGGAAATGTATGTTTTCTTCACTTGA
- the LOC127131936 gene encoding uncharacterized protein LOC127131936: MICHLVGTSDAVASAEKLINEVLAEAEAGASAGGGTRRMAAQSGGDEFSMQIPNNKVGLIIGKGGETIKSMQASTGARIQITFNVKHQLRMEDRIWIQLQSGSEFRCGGFSENRRVIIAVVTWRSGHARGK; the protein is encoded by the exons atgatCTGTCACCTTGTGGGTACTTCTGATGCTGTTGCTTCTGCTGAGAAACTTATCAATGAAGTCCTTGCTGAG GCTGAAGCCGGGGCTTCTGCCGGTGGTGGTACTAGACGGATGGCTGCACAATCTGGGGGTGATGAATTTTCGATGCAAATCCCAAACAATAAG GTCGGCCTTATAATTGGTAAAGGAGGAGAAACAATTAAGAGTATGCAAGCTTCTACTGGAGCACGGATTCAG ATTACTTTTAATGTTAAACACCAATTGCGAATGGAAGATCGAATTTGGATCCAACTCCAATCCGGCTCAGAATTCCGGTGCGGTGGATTTTCAGAGAATCGCAG AGTCATCATTGCGGTGGTTACGTGGCGAAGTGGTCACGCGAGAGGGAAGTGA